A single window of Streptomyces sp. NBC_00464 DNA harbors:
- a CDS encoding sacsin N-terminal ATP-binding-like domain-containing protein, which translates to MAEGGRRPSAERVRQRRSAAVRRRVHEKALVEVRGCLRDWDDDRDAAREAKAVIDTLIAPEYQGRALIELLQNAHDAHPAGAADGRVEIRLDEEEGEYGTLYVANQGKPFSSKNFKDLCSIALSRKRADAGIGHKGVGFKSVLNLCGAPEVYSVDREGSRIPDGLTFRFARLDDYDALAREVAPERADFPDYLKANLHTLKVPVFLKEAPKTIHNFTRRGFVTVVRLPLKSADACSAAAAQVRELMDDSAPFELFLDRLERVQLEWRAAGENRRRTYDRQVQMLHQARGLKVQQVTLRRRMRLIVICGKADPDRAREALTASIEKNGMRHDWMAWEKKAEVRVAVPVGDPLDKGRLYTFLPMGEQIAAPLRGFVHAPFFAEMNRRSFNAGVPWNDLLLDTVAKTCARAVLATTDGRAPIPSGALVDLMCWQSPKALPRLTTAFQQLGHGITQVPFIPTIAAASGTRTSLHQAVLWEGKEPATAFTPHAVAATGITDLLDPQLHPVRLRELVSLAGSMGTRLEPPTERLASWAERLAEATARAPFDPGWWADFYYDLSQEFPDGWDVAGKRIILTAGPALAPAAAEGVFFDRESPRRPSLPALPTGLSGRLHFLHEAITWTGKGRKRRAQGRTWLKTVGLVHDYSADQVLEVVAAALRADGEGKDDDNVRMACLRYACVLSHTLEREGRKPPRLHGLRVPTRGGWQKASVAMFGSGWSGEHSAVDDTLTRFLEHVRELSSVLTHTERQLLRGPEELCGDATPVQAMRRFLERHYVAHGLRPRDEHFRTEVRGEVLNRPARFWAPNRQDLLPQWQTTAEHWPNRRHVGYVSVYYHSRSLTTAALPGQGVYASFSEEDRRLYAELIVHGLAISWPDSALEMHFIRRTDTAGTWWPTPLAAFLTHAPWIPQTSLSGDPSEGTVFATAGRAWWWQATQSPPPFLSVVPAALRSSRSTKLMARLGLLGIRSWDDAGTALDRLGHLPDLVQARPHLREGRLAHEIGREYEKAWAQLLPAQGGTRTADGGHATPPHRLLVHRAGVLESLDPAQTDETVFAPDPDGAQNRILLDRVPVPVIPIGDKALGARVHAFLDKRAAFDIQRCGDATHDIQADGLPVREAIRLPLVQYAGPWLLTLVAALLEFDEERASRTEPVAVAEATSLLRHCEVAVAGEAVVWIAGHRLTEKGTERALLHPHPDRPCVVVVHSGLRTGWRILRSAAPALAALIRAPHLEHILWKALTRLEERGLKTDDVSEEDLADVLDLRQHQLRAVLAERASQRSGSTRLVPLLACLDLDLAEELQQRIEDFPDRAALLAWLTSRAGTPDAERLMRLLDDDDPERQLRALSVTLAEANRAWQALGLPPIDNTDRHERQFAAWLQRNRPALAERVRDAHADDYRSGRSLTSYVRLRGLPALAPDPAWHTTLWDLTDQLLQAHADTWLNRSLPAQPSTSRALAPLTEVRESSTAAVHRHLPRLRQLIEDWQRLRPTTVVPPPPQEVLRALDGQGLLDFEALSKKALITWLNDHSHWPAGMPLSDRPAQLGLSPTNSPTPAGHSGTPAGTSRSGAPLPGPQVVMNGRLVPAGPDDLAALAREVAADLTPEQRATPATTVTALVPRIPRPRTPLQPATGSQGGSYQAAGNDQDRTLPVGLAGEAAVATWLHEQFGVAPQDSWKSSLRVHGLAGAQPGDDRLGYDFLIHDGDATYLYEVKSSTGDSGEIILGESEVRRASRPAQGETYFIVYVSDVLDRDRRNITVLPNPFSAPDLAGYELVSTQMRLRFNLG; encoded by the coding sequence ATGGCAGAGGGGGGCCGGCGACCGTCGGCGGAGCGTGTGCGGCAGCGCCGGTCGGCGGCCGTGCGCAGGCGCGTGCACGAGAAGGCGCTGGTCGAGGTGCGTGGCTGTCTGCGGGACTGGGACGACGACCGTGACGCGGCTCGCGAGGCCAAGGCCGTGATCGATACGCTCATCGCGCCCGAGTACCAGGGCCGGGCGCTCATCGAGTTGTTGCAGAACGCACATGACGCGCACCCGGCCGGTGCCGCCGACGGACGTGTCGAGATCCGGCTGGACGAGGAGGAGGGTGAGTACGGCACCCTCTATGTGGCCAATCAGGGCAAGCCGTTCAGTAGCAAGAACTTCAAGGACCTGTGCAGCATCGCCCTGTCCCGCAAACGTGCCGACGCGGGGATCGGCCACAAGGGCGTCGGGTTCAAGAGCGTGCTGAACCTGTGCGGTGCCCCTGAGGTCTACAGCGTCGACAGGGAGGGGTCCCGGATCCCCGACGGGCTCACCTTCCGCTTCGCCCGGCTCGACGACTACGATGCGCTCGCCCGCGAGGTGGCACCCGAGCGCGCGGATTTCCCCGACTACTTGAAGGCGAACCTGCACACGCTGAAGGTGCCGGTCTTCCTGAAAGAGGCGCCGAAGACCATCCACAACTTCACACGCCGGGGCTTCGTCACCGTCGTCCGTCTGCCGCTGAAGTCCGCCGACGCCTGCTCGGCCGCAGCCGCACAGGTGCGGGAGCTCATGGACGACAGTGCCCCGTTCGAGCTGTTCCTCGACCGCCTGGAACGCGTCCAGCTGGAGTGGCGGGCCGCAGGGGAGAACCGGCGCAGAACGTACGACCGTCAGGTTCAGATGCTGCACCAGGCCCGGGGCCTGAAGGTGCAACAGGTCACCTTGCGCCGACGGATGCGACTGATCGTCATCTGCGGGAAGGCCGACCCGGACCGCGCCCGGGAGGCGCTCACCGCGTCGATCGAGAAGAACGGGATGCGACACGACTGGATGGCTTGGGAGAAGAAAGCAGAGGTCCGCGTCGCCGTACCGGTCGGCGATCCCCTCGACAAGGGGCGGCTGTACACCTTCCTGCCGATGGGCGAGCAGATCGCGGCTCCTCTGCGCGGCTTCGTCCACGCCCCGTTCTTCGCCGAGATGAACCGGCGCTCGTTCAACGCGGGGGTGCCGTGGAACGACCTGCTGCTCGACACCGTGGCCAAGACGTGTGCCCGCGCGGTGCTCGCCACGACGGACGGACGCGCACCCATTCCCTCCGGGGCGCTCGTCGACCTGATGTGCTGGCAATCGCCCAAGGCACTGCCCCGGCTCACCACCGCCTTCCAACAGCTCGGTCACGGCATCACCCAAGTGCCGTTCATCCCGACGATCGCCGCGGCGTCCGGCACGCGCACATCCCTGCACCAGGCAGTGCTGTGGGAAGGCAAGGAGCCCGCCACGGCCTTCACCCCGCACGCGGTCGCCGCCACGGGGATCACCGACCTCCTCGACCCGCAGCTGCATCCCGTTCGGCTACGGGAGCTGGTGTCTTTGGCCGGGAGTATGGGCACGCGCCTCGAACCGCCCACGGAGCGCCTCGCCTCCTGGGCCGAGCGGCTCGCCGAGGCGACCGCCCGCGCACCCTTCGACCCCGGATGGTGGGCGGACTTCTACTACGACCTCTCACAGGAGTTCCCTGACGGCTGGGACGTCGCCGGCAAGCGGATCATCCTCACGGCCGGGCCGGCGCTGGCACCGGCCGCCGCGGAAGGCGTCTTCTTCGACCGGGAGTCCCCACGGAGGCCCTCTCTTCCGGCCCTGCCCACCGGACTGTCGGGCAGGCTGCACTTCCTGCACGAGGCCATCACCTGGACCGGCAAAGGCCGCAAGCGCAGAGCGCAGGGCCGCACCTGGCTCAAGACAGTCGGCCTCGTCCACGACTACAGCGCCGACCAAGTGCTCGAGGTCGTGGCCGCGGCCCTGCGCGCGGACGGAGAGGGAAAAGACGACGACAACGTGCGCATGGCCTGCCTCCGCTACGCCTGCGTGCTGTCCCACACCCTGGAGAGGGAGGGACGCAAGCCTCCGCGACTGCATGGTCTCCGGGTCCCGACACGGGGCGGCTGGCAGAAGGCGAGCGTTGCCATGTTCGGGTCGGGGTGGTCGGGAGAGCACTCCGCAGTCGATGACACCCTGACCCGGTTCCTGGAGCATGTCCGCGAACTGTCCTCCGTACTCACCCACACCGAGCGGCAGCTCCTCCGCGGCCCCGAGGAACTCTGCGGGGACGCGACCCCTGTCCAGGCCATGCGGCGCTTCCTCGAACGGCACTACGTCGCTCACGGCCTCCGCCCCCGCGACGAGCACTTCCGTACCGAAGTGCGAGGCGAGGTTCTCAACCGGCCCGCCCGTTTCTGGGCCCCGAACAGACAAGATCTGCTGCCACAGTGGCAAACGACCGCCGAGCACTGGCCGAACCGGCGGCACGTCGGCTACGTCAGCGTTTACTACCACTCACGCTCCCTTACTACGGCCGCGCTGCCCGGACAGGGCGTCTACGCCAGCTTCAGCGAGGAAGACCGCAGGCTGTACGCGGAACTCATCGTGCACGGCCTCGCCATCTCCTGGCCCGACTCCGCGCTGGAGATGCACTTCATACGCCGCACCGACACAGCCGGGACCTGGTGGCCCACCCCGCTGGCCGCCTTCCTCACCCACGCGCCGTGGATCCCGCAGACCTCCCTCTCAGGCGACCCATCGGAGGGAACGGTGTTCGCGACCGCGGGCCGCGCCTGGTGGTGGCAGGCCACGCAGTCCCCGCCCCCGTTTCTCAGCGTGGTGCCCGCGGCCTTGCGCAGCAGTCGGTCCACCAAGCTCATGGCACGCCTCGGCCTGCTCGGCATCCGCTCCTGGGACGATGCCGGCACCGCGCTCGACAGGCTCGGCCACCTGCCCGACCTGGTGCAAGCCAGGCCTCACCTGCGCGAAGGCAGGCTCGCACACGAGATCGGACGGGAGTACGAGAAGGCATGGGCCCAGCTGCTGCCCGCCCAGGGCGGCACACGTACCGCCGACGGCGGGCACGCCACGCCACCGCACCGGCTGCTGGTCCACCGGGCCGGCGTCCTCGAATCGCTGGACCCGGCGCAGACGGACGAGACGGTCTTCGCCCCCGACCCTGACGGGGCTCAGAACCGGATCCTCCTGGACCGTGTCCCGGTACCCGTGATCCCGATCGGGGACAAGGCGCTTGGCGCCCGGGTCCACGCCTTCCTAGACAAGAGGGCGGCGTTCGACATCCAACGGTGCGGCGACGCCACACACGACATCCAGGCCGACGGACTGCCCGTCCGTGAGGCGATACGACTGCCACTGGTCCAGTACGCAGGTCCCTGGCTGCTCACCCTGGTCGCCGCTCTGCTGGAGTTCGACGAGGAGCGTGCGTCCCGGACGGAACCCGTGGCCGTGGCCGAGGCGACCAGCCTCCTGCGCCACTGCGAGGTGGCCGTGGCCGGCGAAGCCGTCGTCTGGATCGCCGGACACCGTCTCACCGAGAAGGGTACGGAGCGCGCCCTGCTCCACCCCCACCCCGACCGTCCCTGTGTCGTCGTCGTACACAGCGGGCTACGCACCGGCTGGCGGATACTCCGCTCCGCCGCGCCCGCCCTCGCCGCTCTCATCCGTGCTCCCCACCTCGAGCACATCCTGTGGAAGGCACTGACCCGGCTGGAGGAGCGGGGCCTGAAGACGGACGACGTTTCCGAGGAGGATCTCGCCGACGTCCTGGACTTGCGGCAGCACCAGTTGCGCGCCGTCCTCGCCGAGCGGGCCTCGCAGCGCTCCGGCAGCACGCGGCTCGTGCCGCTGCTCGCCTGCCTCGACCTCGACCTCGCGGAGGAACTTCAGCAACGCATCGAGGACTTTCCCGACCGTGCTGCCCTCCTGGCCTGGCTCACCTCCCGGGCTGGAACACCGGACGCGGAACGCCTCATGCGGCTCCTGGACGACGACGATCCGGAACGGCAGCTGAGGGCCCTGTCCGTAACCCTGGCCGAGGCCAACCGCGCCTGGCAGGCACTGGGCCTGCCGCCGATCGACAACACCGACCGGCACGAACGGCAGTTCGCGGCCTGGCTCCAACGGAACCGTCCCGCACTCGCCGAGCGGGTCAGGGACGCCCATGCCGACGACTACCGCTCCGGCAGGTCCCTGACTTCCTACGTGCGGCTGCGTGGCCTGCCCGCGCTCGCCCCGGACCCGGCCTGGCACACGACACTCTGGGACCTCACCGACCAACTCCTCCAGGCTCACGCGGACACCTGGCTGAACCGATCGCTCCCCGCACAACCGTCGACGTCCCGCGCGCTGGCGCCGCTCACCGAGGTCCGCGAGTCATCCACCGCCGCAGTCCACCGGCATCTGCCGCGCCTACGGCAGCTGATCGAGGACTGGCAGCGTCTGCGTCCGACCACCGTGGTGCCTCCGCCCCCGCAAGAGGTACTGCGAGCGCTGGACGGCCAAGGGCTGCTGGACTTCGAGGCCCTGTCCAAGAAGGCGTTGATCACCTGGCTCAACGACCACAGCCACTGGCCAGCGGGTATGCCCCTGTCCGACCGGCCGGCCCAACTAGGGCTGTCCCCGACGAACTCGCCGACGCCTGCCGGGCACAGCGGTACGCCCGCGGGCACCAGCCGATCCGGAGCACCCCTGCCGGGCCCCCAAGTGGTCATGAACGGCAGGCTCGTCCCGGCAGGTCCGGACGACCTGGCGGCGCTGGCCCGTGAGGTGGCCGCGGACCTGACACCGGAACAACGCGCCACCCCGGCCACGACCGTCACCGCACTCGTCCCGCGCATTCCCAGGCCGCGCACCCCGCTGCAGCCCGCCACCGGATCACAGGGCGGCTCCTACCAGGCCGCGGGCAACGACCAGGACCGCACCCTACCGGTGGGCCTCGCGGGGGAGGCAGCGGTGGCCACGTGGCTGCACGAGCAGTTCGGCGTCGCACCACAGGACTCGTGGAAGTCGAGCCTGCGCGTGCACGGACTGGCAGGTGCGCAGCCGGGGGACGACCGGCTCGGCTACGACTTCCTCATCCATGACGGCGACGCGACCTACCTCTACGAGGTCAAGTCGTCCACGGGCGACAGCGGAGAGATCATCCTGGGCGAGTCGGAGGTGCGACGCGCTTCCCGGCCGGCCCAGGGAGAGACGTACTTCATCGTGTACGTCTCTGACGTCCTGGACCGCGACCGCCGCAACATCACCGTCCTGCCCAACCCATTCAGTGCCCCCGACCTCGCCGGCTACGAACTGGTCAGCACCCAGATGAGGCTCCGATTCAATCTTGGTTGA
- a CDS encoding transposase, giving the protein MGKKKPRRPRRSFTPELKDEIVGLCRQGDRSVGQVARDFELTVPLIWFNQD; this is encoded by the coding sequence ATGGGGAAGAAGAAGCCTCGGCGCCCTCGTCGTTCGTTCACGCCGGAGTTGAAGGATGAGATCGTCGGTCTGTGTCGACAAGGTGACCGCTCGGTCGGGCAGGTCGCCAGAGACTTCGAACTGACCGTCCCCTTGATTTGGTTCAACCAAGATTGA
- a CDS encoding glycosyltransferase 87 family protein, translating to MGLASASNTSQHRWGLAAAVAYACAALVSLGSRVQWSRVVALIGVVGAMAVPLVWLTAVGLQQMEVGVVERSAQHFLETGTPYLSHPVAVRDFNPYLPGMALFGLPHALFGAGVFSSARLWNLVGFVAALTAAVAVLVKGRPQARRTAVTGAAWIAACPVVALPLAIGGVDPVVVAFVLLALAYAHRGRSVGAGLALGAAAILKWTAWPAIPVIVVLLAATKGSRAARTAAAAAVAVAALVVVPPLLADPHAFLDNAVLYPFGLSDTASTAASPLLGALLSAVLPHGRTIAVALIGVGAIAIALSLIVQPPTTTAAAARRLALGLTIAILLSPATRIGYAVYPLTLLIWARCTVLASPRPAPALTQDQGTSSPVPHPAVERL from the coding sequence GTGGGGCTTGCTTCCGCATCGAACACGTCGCAGCACCGGTGGGGACTTGCCGCTGCTGTCGCCTACGCCTGTGCCGCGCTGGTGTCGCTGGGTTCCCGTGTCCAGTGGTCTCGTGTGGTGGCCCTGATCGGCGTCGTCGGCGCGATGGCCGTTCCGCTGGTGTGGCTGACTGCCGTGGGCCTGCAGCAGATGGAGGTCGGCGTCGTCGAACGGTCCGCCCAGCACTTCCTGGAGACCGGCACCCCTTACCTCTCGCATCCGGTCGCGGTGCGTGACTTCAACCCCTACCTGCCCGGCATGGCCCTCTTCGGGCTCCCCCACGCGCTGTTCGGCGCGGGAGTGTTCTCCAGCGCCCGCCTGTGGAATCTGGTTGGGTTCGTTGCCGCGCTGACCGCTGCCGTGGCCGTGCTGGTCAAGGGCCGGCCGCAGGCCCGACGCACGGCGGTGACGGGGGCGGCATGGATCGCGGCCTGCCCCGTGGTGGCGCTGCCGCTGGCCATAGGCGGAGTTGATCCCGTGGTCGTGGCCTTCGTTCTTCTGGCCCTGGCATACGCGCACCGGGGCCGTTCTGTGGGTGCGGGTCTGGCACTGGGAGCGGCAGCCATCCTGAAGTGGACCGCGTGGCCGGCCATACCGGTCATCGTCGTCCTCCTGGCTGCGACCAAGGGATCACGCGCGGCCAGGACCGCGGCTGCAGCGGCGGTCGCAGTGGCGGCGTTGGTGGTCGTGCCGCCGCTCCTGGCCGATCCGCATGCCTTCCTCGACAACGCGGTGCTCTACCCCTTCGGACTGAGCGATACCGCCTCGACCGCCGCCAGCCCGCTCCTGGGCGCCCTCCTGTCTGCCGTGCTGCCCCACGGCAGGACCATCGCCGTCGCTCTCATAGGAGTCGGAGCCATTGCCATAGCCCTGTCGCTCATCGTTCAGCCGCCGACGACCACAGCGGCTGCCGCCCGCCGGCTCGCGCTCGGCCTCACCATCGCCATCCTGCTGTCTCCGGCAACCCGCATCGGCTACGCCGTCTACCCCCTCACCCTCCTGATCTGGGCCCGCTGCACCGTCCTGGCCAGCCCGCGACCCGCCCCGGCTCTGACGCAGGACCAGGGCACCAGCAGTCCAGTACCGCACCCGGCCGTAGAGCGGCTCTGA
- a CDS encoding ATP-binding protein codes for MSDNRFGERLHALRTGAGISQERLAQRAGISVRALSNMERGRTRGPRQRTVEALVAALGADGVVGHELEDAARSGRPRAVGGTGPGSSAGTRPGAGSAAEHGLALPRDLCDFTARGPALAGLRVLADHLDPARPPVAVICGQPGLGKTAFAVHAAHTLAPSFPDGQYAVDLRGMDPKPTPPREVLARLLYALGVADTAVPAATDERSGLLRSVLRERRVLLLLDNAADEDQVRPLLPGHGACLTLVTSRRSLAGLEAVHRTELALLRREEAVELLTRVIGLERVERETQAARDLAELCGYLPLAMRIAAQRLASRPSETLAKLVTQLTAHGDRLDTLQAGSLQIRSAFTLSYRQLSPAARTVFRRASLACGPDFSPTTAALLADVPPRQAARCLERLTDAGLLQPHSTADRYRFHDLLRLFAAEQLAEDDDPIQIADAQDRAAHWILRRATAAALRFDADHHQDAPDGDPDLATAPTDREQARIWLEAERPQWLAALGQAQTAGRHQQVIDAAEAMHWFSDVTAHWDLWAEVFQRAADSARALGSRRDEAVHLNYLAWAYNFCLHDYPAALAAAQAALAAAYEAADQLQVGWALGYAAGALRRLGRTDESIVRLREAAAHLRNHTDAQVRLAELAILNTLGQHLRYANRPDEALVIHRRSEALCLAGVPGVPHDLVASFLAQTRHNLGSDLMALGQWGQAESPLRAALAHWEAGRMPAWSEPVRLDLGITLRHLNRHHEARATLTTAHRTLIGLNNPRRREAADELCQVTAGSGIADQPIG; via the coding sequence GTGAGCGACAACAGGTTCGGCGAGCGGCTGCACGCACTGCGCACGGGAGCGGGCATCAGCCAGGAGCGGCTGGCGCAGCGGGCGGGGATCAGTGTGCGGGCACTGTCGAACATGGAGCGCGGGCGGACGCGAGGGCCGCGGCAGCGCACGGTGGAGGCATTGGTGGCGGCCCTGGGAGCGGATGGCGTTGTGGGCCATGAGCTGGAGGACGCCGCCCGATCGGGTCGTCCACGGGCCGTCGGCGGGACGGGGCCCGGGTCGTCGGCCGGGACAAGACCAGGCGCGGGGTCGGCGGCTGAGCACGGGCTGGCGTTGCCGCGTGATCTTTGTGACTTCACCGCCCGCGGCCCCGCCCTGGCCGGGCTGCGGGTCCTGGCCGATCACCTCGATCCCGCCCGACCGCCGGTCGCCGTGATCTGCGGGCAGCCCGGGCTGGGCAAGACCGCCTTCGCCGTGCACGCCGCCCATACTCTGGCGCCAAGTTTCCCGGACGGGCAGTACGCCGTCGACCTGCGCGGCATGGACCCGAAGCCCACACCGCCGCGCGAGGTGCTCGCCCGGCTCCTTTACGCGCTCGGTGTGGCCGATACCGCTGTCCCGGCCGCCACCGACGAGCGCAGCGGTCTGCTGCGCTCGGTGCTGCGCGAGCGCCGGGTGCTGCTCCTTTTGGACAACGCCGCCGACGAGGACCAAGTCCGCCCTCTACTGCCCGGCCACGGCGCCTGTCTGACCCTGGTCACCAGTCGCCGCTCGCTGGCCGGCCTGGAAGCCGTCCACCGCACGGAGCTGGCGCTGCTGCGCCGGGAGGAGGCGGTCGAACTCCTCACCCGCGTCATCGGGTTGGAGCGGGTCGAGCGGGAGACACAGGCCGCCCGCGACCTTGCGGAACTCTGTGGGTACTTGCCCTTGGCCATGCGCATCGCCGCCCAGCGCCTGGCCTCCAGGCCCAGCGAGACCCTGGCCAAACTCGTTACCCAGCTCACTGCTCACGGGGACCGCCTGGACACGCTGCAGGCAGGCTCCCTGCAGATACGGTCCGCGTTCACCTTGTCCTACCGTCAGCTCAGCCCGGCCGCCCGCACCGTCTTCCGCCGCGCCTCACTCGCCTGCGGCCCCGACTTCAGCCCCACCACCGCAGCCCTCCTGGCAGACGTACCCCCACGCCAGGCCGCGCGCTGCCTCGAACGGCTGACCGACGCCGGACTGCTCCAACCCCACTCCACCGCCGACCGCTACCGCTTCCACGACCTCCTGCGCCTGTTCGCCGCCGAACAACTGGCCGAGGATGACGATCCCATCCAGATCGCCGACGCCCAGGACCGGGCCGCCCACTGGATCCTGCGCCGGGCCACCGCCGCCGCACTGCGCTTCGATGCCGACCACCACCAGGACGCGCCCGACGGCGATCCCGACCTGGCCACCGCGCCCACCGACCGTGAGCAGGCCCGGATCTGGCTGGAGGCCGAGCGGCCCCAGTGGCTCGCCGCCCTGGGCCAGGCCCAGACGGCAGGCCGGCACCAGCAGGTCATCGACGCCGCCGAAGCGATGCACTGGTTTTCCGACGTGACCGCGCACTGGGACCTGTGGGCGGAGGTGTTCCAGCGGGCCGCTGACTCCGCCCGCGCGCTCGGCAGCAGGCGCGACGAGGCCGTTCACCTCAACTACCTCGCCTGGGCCTACAACTTCTGCCTCCACGACTACCCCGCCGCCCTGGCCGCCGCACAAGCAGCCCTGGCCGCGGCATACGAGGCCGCGGACCAGCTCCAAGTGGGATGGGCCCTGGGCTACGCGGCGGGAGCACTCCGCCGGCTCGGACGGACCGACGAGTCCATTGTCCGGCTGCGCGAAGCAGCCGCCCACCTCAGGAACCACACAGACGCGCAAGTCCGCCTCGCCGAACTCGCCATTCTCAATACCCTGGGCCAGCACCTGCGCTACGCCAACCGTCCGGACGAGGCCCTGGTCATCCACCGGCGCAGCGAAGCTCTCTGCCTCGCCGGAGTGCCGGGGGTGCCGCACGACCTCGTCGCCTCCTTTCTGGCGCAGACCCGCCATAACCTCGGCAGCGACCTCATGGCCCTGGGGCAATGGGGCCAGGCCGAATCCCCTTTGCGTGCCGCCCTGGCCCACTGGGAGGCAGGCCGGATGCCTGCCTGGAGCGAACCCGTCCGCCTCGACCTCGGCATTACCCTGCGCCACCTCAACCGCCACCACGAGGCCCGCGCGACGTTGACCACGGCCCACCGCACCCTGATCGGGCTGAACAACCCCCGCCGGCGCGAAGCCGCCGACGAACTGTGCCAAGTCACCGCAGGGTCCGGCATCGCCGACCAGCCGATCGGCTGA
- a CDS encoding MerR family transcriptional regulator, translating into MRIGELSRRTGVAVHLLRYYEEQDLLHPQRLPSGYREYVEEDVAIVRRIRSLLAAGLGTSTITTVLPCLQDTGDRLVPTCSDLLADLHQERDRIARVIRDLQTSMDALNDVIAAAPADVTRRALASLDV; encoded by the coding sequence GTGCGCATCGGTGAGCTGTCCCGACGGACCGGCGTGGCCGTGCACCTGCTGCGCTACTACGAGGAACAGGATCTGCTCCACCCGCAGCGGCTCCCCAGCGGATACCGGGAATACGTCGAAGAGGACGTTGCCATCGTCCGCCGCATCCGCAGCCTGCTGGCCGCGGGCCTGGGCACCTCAACGATCACCACAGTCCTGCCGTGCCTGCAGGACACCGGCGACCGCCTCGTCCCCACCTGCTCGGACTTGCTCGCCGACCTACACCAGGAACGCGACCGCATCGCTCGGGTCATCCGCGACCTTCAGACCTCCATGGACGCACTCAATGACGTCATCGCTGCGGCCCCGGCCGACGTTACTCGCCGGGCACTGGCCTCACTCGACGTGTAA